Proteins encoded by one window of Agrobacterium tumefaciens:
- a CDS encoding LysR family transcriptional regulator, whose amino-acid sequence MRYPSLRQLEALMAVVESGTVSRAADVLRISQPAASKLIQDLEADTGLQLFERESGRLVPTGRGMRLYEEVERIFGGVNQLARAVDAIRREEHGHILIGTMPALSGPFITRAIAGFKARHPDVFVSIEARSSQFLTEAVLLRRLDVALVVSGLEHSSVQIDRVKCPPYVVAMPLGHRLSGKSELSPTDLQDEPFIAFAPRGMTRSNLDAVFERFGVIPNIVIEATTAPNVTEMVAAGLGVTVADPLALEHVAGRIEVRPFRPVVESDYVLIRPLRARNSVLVADFVEEIHVAAQSPKVSV is encoded by the coding sequence ATGAGATATCCAAGTTTGCGGCAGCTCGAGGCACTCATGGCAGTGGTCGAGTCAGGCACGGTAAGCCGTGCCGCCGATGTCCTTCGGATTTCACAACCTGCCGCAAGCAAGCTCATCCAAGATCTGGAGGCAGATACAGGCTTGCAACTCTTCGAGCGCGAAAGTGGCCGGCTGGTACCGACAGGCCGCGGTATGCGCCTGTATGAGGAGGTCGAACGGATATTTGGTGGCGTCAATCAACTCGCGCGCGCCGTGGATGCAATTCGTCGCGAGGAGCACGGGCATATCCTGATAGGCACCATGCCAGCCCTATCAGGGCCGTTTATCACCCGGGCGATTGCAGGCTTCAAGGCGCGGCATCCAGATGTTTTTGTCTCCATCGAGGCGCGTAGCTCGCAGTTTTTGACAGAAGCAGTGCTGCTTCGTCGGTTAGATGTGGCGCTTGTTGTGAGTGGATTAGAACACTCGTCGGTGCAGATTGATCGGGTGAAATGTCCGCCGTATGTCGTGGCGATGCCGCTAGGTCACAGGCTATCCGGCAAGTCAGAGCTGTCCCCAACCGATCTCCAGGATGAACCATTTATCGCGTTTGCGCCGAGAGGGATGACACGAAGCAATCTTGATGCTGTCTTCGAACGTTTCGGAGTGATTCCAAATATCGTGATTGAGGCGACTACTGCTCCAAATGTTACAGAGATGGTGGCAGCCGGATTGGGTGTGACTGTCGCCGATCCACTAGCCCTAGAGCATGTCGCCGGTCGGATCGAAGTCAGGCCTTTCAGGCCGGTCGTTGAGTCAGATTACGTGCTTATTCGCCCGCTTCGAGCAAGAAACAGCGTTTTGGTTGCCGACTTCGTGGAGGAAATTCACGTCGCTGCACAATCACCGAAAGTCTCGGTTTAA
- a CDS encoding asparaginase yields the protein MIKMKNDDRLPRIVVVATGGTIAGSGATRTQMTGYKTGSVMVENLIASVPEIGQIADIHGEQFLQIGSNEITTADWIELARRVNELLGKTELDGVVITHGTGTLEETAFFLNLVIKSEKPVVLVGSMRPATALSADGPLNLLNAVQVAADKNASARGVLVVMNNEINGARDVTKSSTMNVATFRSPDMGCLGYVVDGQPTFYRQTTRRHTGRSEFSLSDFTSLPYVKIIYGHAGDDRLFVDAAVAAGVEGLIYAGSGNAAIATRAEAGLNDARKAGLVVVRSSRAGSGPVFKSIPRWDEESFLKSDTLSPHKARILLMLALSKTKDLKEIQRMFNEY from the coding sequence ATGATCAAAATGAAGAACGACGATAGGCTGCCTCGCATTGTTGTCGTTGCCACCGGGGGCACAATAGCGGGTAGCGGTGCCACGCGGACGCAGATGACTGGCTACAAGACAGGATCTGTGATGGTAGAAAACTTGATAGCCTCGGTTCCTGAAATCGGGCAAATCGCCGACATCCATGGTGAACAGTTTCTGCAGATTGGGAGCAATGAGATCACCACTGCGGACTGGATCGAATTAGCCCGGCGCGTCAACGAATTGCTTGGCAAAACAGAGCTAGATGGTGTTGTAATTACCCACGGAACTGGAACGCTGGAGGAAACGGCGTTCTTTTTGAATCTGGTTATAAAATCTGAAAAGCCTGTCGTGCTTGTGGGCTCCATGCGGCCGGCGACGGCTTTGAGCGCAGATGGTCCGTTGAACCTCCTTAATGCTGTTCAGGTCGCTGCAGACAAGAACGCTTCAGCTAGAGGTGTTCTCGTCGTCATGAATAATGAAATCAACGGTGCCAGAGACGTTACGAAATCGAGTACGATGAACGTTGCGACATTCCGATCGCCTGATATGGGATGCTTGGGTTACGTAGTTGACGGACAACCGACCTTTTATCGACAGACCACCAGGAGGCACACCGGCCGGTCAGAGTTCAGCCTGTCTGATTTTACGAGCCTGCCTTACGTCAAGATTATCTATGGTCATGCTGGCGACGATCGTCTCTTTGTAGATGCTGCGGTTGCAGCGGGGGTAGAGGGTCTGATTTACGCGGGGTCAGGAAATGCAGCCATTGCAACCCGCGCAGAAGCTGGCCTCAATGACGCGAGAAAGGCAGGCTTGGTTGTTGTCAGAAGTTCTCGCGCTGGTTCCGGGCCAGTCTTCAAGTCGATACCGCGCTGGGATGAGGAAAGTTTTCTTAAATCTGATACGTTGAGCCCGCACAAAGCCCGCATCTTGCTGATGTTGGCCTTGAGCAAGACCAAAGATCTAAAAGAAATACAACGCATGTTTAACGAGTATTGA
- a CDS encoding hydantoinase/oxoprolinase family protein produces MLIETTPEVPTSAPLRSSESTRSSRYLRIGVDIGGTFTDFCGWRDEAGSEVVSFKVPSTPPNFEEGFRAGFERILELLEPKEDEIALVMHGTTVSTNAVIERAGPKIALFVTKGYRDILELQRIRVPNALNLFERRTVPLIERNFVIEVDERLLREGELDKPLDKEEVSELAKKAAAAGATGFAVAFLHSYTNPEHEILARDAIREALGEDTRVSLSSEIWPRMGEYERTIAAVLNAFVKQRMDEYLGAVESYVAKRLPGSHLFITRSNGGAMSAAEARAFPIHTLLSGPASGVTAAEFLGRSIKEDNLLTLDMGGTSTDISLIREGRGQTSNSAEVGNFPVILPVSEIEAIGAGGGSIIAMDGSALRVGPRSAGSYPGPACFRRGGAEPALTDAYLLSGYLPEALLGGAMKLDRDASVRALTPVAEHLGIAVEAVADMAVTIATSNMVAGVLPYLARKGVDAEDLTLLVYGGGGAIHGPLVASEIGINRILVPASPAVFCALGGLVSELSEDVLASVQGRVLSAQDVTSTFADLATQAKDWLSRQIESEKLASVSIEHWAEMRYAGQSFQIDVELPEQAVLNADFLAMMEAFHTEHLRTFSYANPTGAIEFVALRVRINGRLAVPQMSISTREATGTAHIATRDMRFNGTVYPATKVYERDALGRDSLIIGPAVIQQVTATVVVPPDYSARIDAYDNIIISKD; encoded by the coding sequence ATGCTTATAGAAACAACTCCTGAAGTACCAACCAGCGCTCCGCTACGGTCCTCAGAATCGACGCGCTCATCCAGGTATCTTCGTATTGGTGTAGATATTGGTGGCACATTCACCGATTTTTGCGGTTGGCGCGACGAGGCCGGAAGCGAAGTTGTCTCATTCAAAGTCCCTTCCACACCCCCCAATTTTGAAGAGGGGTTTCGGGCTGGATTTGAGCGGATTCTCGAATTGCTCGAACCGAAAGAAGACGAAATCGCTCTGGTGATGCACGGAACCACGGTCAGCACAAACGCGGTGATCGAACGCGCAGGTCCGAAAATTGCGCTGTTCGTGACCAAGGGCTACCGCGACATTCTCGAATTGCAGCGCATCAGAGTTCCCAATGCGCTCAACTTGTTCGAGCGCCGGACTGTGCCGTTGATTGAAAGAAATTTCGTCATCGAAGTTGATGAGCGCTTGCTGCGCGAAGGCGAACTCGACAAGCCGCTCGACAAGGAAGAGGTTTCGGAACTCGCCAAAAAGGCCGCGGCCGCAGGGGCAACCGGTTTTGCCGTGGCATTTCTCCACAGCTACACCAACCCCGAGCATGAAATTCTCGCGCGTGACGCAATCCGTGAGGCACTTGGGGAAGATACCCGTGTCAGCCTGTCCAGCGAGATTTGGCCGCGGATGGGGGAATACGAGCGCACCATCGCCGCTGTTTTGAACGCTTTTGTAAAGCAGCGCATGGACGAATATCTGGGCGCTGTCGAAAGCTATGTGGCAAAGCGGCTGCCGGGCTCTCACCTGTTCATCACCCGCTCGAATGGTGGTGCGATGTCCGCAGCAGAAGCTCGCGCCTTTCCGATCCACACATTGTTATCCGGACCGGCATCAGGCGTGACTGCTGCCGAATTTCTCGGCCGCTCGATCAAGGAAGATAACCTTCTGACCTTGGATATGGGTGGAACGAGTACCGACATTTCGCTCATTCGTGAAGGTCGAGGCCAGACATCGAATTCGGCAGAAGTCGGCAATTTCCCCGTGATTCTCCCGGTTTCTGAGATCGAAGCAATCGGTGCGGGAGGTGGTTCGATTATTGCCATGGACGGCTCCGCGTTGCGCGTTGGCCCCCGCAGTGCCGGTTCCTATCCAGGCCCCGCATGCTTCAGACGCGGTGGCGCCGAGCCGGCACTTACCGACGCCTATCTTCTGTCGGGCTATTTGCCGGAAGCGCTTTTGGGCGGCGCCATGAAGCTCGACCGGGATGCTTCGGTCCGTGCGCTCACGCCTGTTGCCGAGCATCTAGGCATCGCTGTCGAAGCTGTCGCCGACATGGCGGTTACCATCGCAACATCAAACATGGTTGCTGGGGTCCTGCCATACCTAGCCCGTAAAGGCGTTGATGCCGAAGACCTGACACTGCTTGTTTATGGCGGCGGCGGCGCGATCCACGGGCCGCTCGTTGCTAGCGAAATCGGCATTAATCGCATTCTTGTGCCTGCATCTCCCGCTGTCTTCTGCGCGCTCGGGGGGTTGGTGTCGGAACTCAGCGAAGATGTCTTGGCCAGCGTCCAAGGGCGCGTTCTGAGTGCGCAGGACGTGACTTCGACATTCGCTGACCTGGCCACGCAGGCGAAAGACTGGCTCTCTCGGCAGATTGAGTCGGAGAAGCTAGCGAGCGTTTCGATCGAGCACTGGGCCGAAATGCGTTATGCTGGTCAGTCATTCCAGATTGACGTTGAACTGCCTGAACAGGCGGTCCTGAATGCAGACTTTCTCGCCATGATGGAGGCATTCCATACCGAGCATCTGCGGACTTTCAGCTACGCCAATCCTACGGGTGCCATTGAGTTTGTTGCCCTGCGTGTCCGAATTAACGGACGCCTGGCCGTTCCGCAAATGTCGATATCCACGAGGGAAGCAACTGGCACGGCTCATATTGCTACCCGGGACATGCGATTTAATGGCACCGTGTATCCGGCGACAAAAGTCTATGAGCGTGACGCTCTGGGTCGCGACAGTCTCATCATCGGGCCGGCTGTCATCCAGCAGGTTACCGCGACGGTCGTGGTACCGCCCGACTATTCTGCGCGCATCGATGCGTATGACAACATCATCATTTCCAAGGACTGA
- a CDS encoding hydantoinase B/oxoprolinase family protein: MRAIRTMVMNNRFKAIVEEASACVYRTARTTFVKIVQDYQCAVATADGDMFAFPDQSGVKQFIGVPMAATINKIGKENFKPGDIFITNDPFATEGLLTHLMDLTMIRPIFYKGELIAFGWAFIHATDIGGAVPGSISPAFTEVFQEGLRVRPMRLFIDDKLNEDVMGLYMDNSRTPKEIAGDLEAMVSAMKSIDRRLTGLCDRYGVEEVKAGMQDVIAYSEEKARSVLATIPNGEYTFSDYLEMAGEGNLVHVSVKLIVKDGNIEVDYTGTDPQVPAAHNIVTGSKTHPYIVQALISFVLTHEPLTPWNAGLIRSIRGNAPLGSLINAVHPASGGSRAASGCRVYDSVIGCLNQALDGGLASSGSGSGIIVFSGPDPRTGANRVTVVNPIPGGSGGRNGADGVDALEPRNAALLNVPVEITEAETMLVVRAYRSLPDSRAAGQWNGGASQVIELENRGEAGSISCRNLNRFHFQPWGVFGGEAGRLGFTKVNPGKETERSDGKITVLQLGKGEVLQITSPSGGGFGNPLKRNLDLLEADVRTEMVSPERAEAVYGAVFKPDGSLDRNATEANRRELMQTEVPDITYGKNRDDHDRVWPYKVRRELATKAMKLDMRLRWPIVDRVQRKMLAIGKEVTLPALEEAIEAEVSALGGSSSKSARP, from the coding sequence ATGCGCGCTATTCGTACTATGGTTATGAACAATCGCTTCAAGGCAATTGTCGAAGAAGCTTCTGCTTGTGTTTACCGCACGGCCCGCACAACCTTCGTCAAGATCGTGCAGGACTATCAATGCGCGGTTGCCACGGCCGATGGCGACATGTTCGCGTTTCCGGATCAGTCGGGTGTTAAGCAGTTCATCGGCGTTCCAATGGCTGCAACGATCAACAAGATCGGAAAGGAGAACTTCAAGCCCGGTGATATTTTCATCACCAACGATCCGTTCGCCACGGAAGGTTTGTTGACCCATCTGATGGACCTCACGATGATCCGGCCCATCTTCTACAAAGGCGAACTGATTGCCTTTGGCTGGGCCTTCATTCACGCAACCGATATCGGTGGGGCGGTTCCCGGTAGTATTTCGCCTGCCTTCACGGAGGTTTTCCAGGAAGGCCTTCGTGTGCGTCCGATGCGGCTCTTTATCGACGACAAGCTGAATGAAGACGTCATGGGCCTCTACATGGACAACAGTCGGACACCAAAGGAGATTGCGGGTGATCTGGAGGCGATGGTCTCGGCAATGAAGAGCATTGACCGCAGGCTGACCGGTCTGTGCGACAGATATGGCGTCGAGGAAGTCAAGGCTGGCATGCAGGATGTGATTGCCTACTCGGAAGAGAAAGCAAGGTCAGTCCTCGCGACTATTCCGAACGGCGAATACACATTCAGCGACTATCTTGAAATGGCGGGAGAAGGAAACCTCGTTCATGTAAGCGTCAAGCTCATCGTCAAGGACGGCAATATCGAGGTCGATTACACGGGAACAGATCCGCAGGTGCCGGCCGCTCATAACATTGTCACCGGTTCCAAGACCCATCCGTACATCGTGCAGGCTCTGATCTCATTCGTCCTGACGCATGAGCCGCTGACGCCCTGGAACGCTGGTCTGATCCGCTCGATAAGGGGAAATGCACCCCTTGGAAGCCTCATCAACGCGGTCCATCCGGCATCAGGTGGCTCGCGCGCCGCGTCGGGCTGCCGAGTCTACGACTCGGTGATCGGATGCCTCAATCAAGCGCTCGACGGAGGTTTGGCTTCGTCGGGGTCTGGATCGGGCATCATCGTATTCTCCGGCCCGGATCCACGCACGGGTGCCAACCGTGTTACCGTCGTCAATCCAATCCCGGGAGGAAGTGGCGGTCGCAATGGCGCTGACGGCGTTGATGCGCTCGAACCGCGTAATGCCGCCTTGCTCAATGTACCGGTGGAGATTACCGAGGCGGAAACCATGTTGGTGGTGCGGGCCTATCGCTCGCTTCCCGATAGCCGCGCAGCCGGTCAGTGGAATGGGGGCGCGTCTCAGGTCATCGAACTGGAAAATCGAGGTGAGGCTGGATCGATCAGTTGCCGGAATCTAAATCGCTTTCATTTTCAGCCTTGGGGGGTGTTCGGTGGCGAGGCCGGGCGGCTTGGCTTCACGAAGGTTAATCCTGGGAAGGAAACAGAACGGTCGGACGGAAAAATCACGGTTCTGCAGCTGGGCAAGGGTGAGGTTCTTCAGATTACCAGCCCTTCGGGGGGCGGCTTCGGCAATCCGCTGAAGCGTAATCTCGACCTTCTCGAGGCCGATGTGCGAACGGAGATGGTGAGTCCTGAACGAGCGGAAGCCGTATACGGCGCTGTTTTCAAGCCTGATGGCTCGCTGGACAGGAATGCCACTGAGGCTAATCGGCGCGAACTCATGCAGACAGAGGTGCCTGACATCACCTACGGCAAAAACCGTGACGATCACGACCGGGTTTGGCCGTATAAGGTCCGCCGTGAGCTTGCCACGAAGGCAATGAAGCTGGACATGAGATTGCGGTGGCCGATTGTCGATCGTGTGCAACGGAAAATGTTGGCGATCGGTAAGGAAGTCACGCTACCGGCTCTCGAAGAGGCGATTGAAGCCGAAGTATCTGCTCTTGGTGGTTCATCTTCCAAGTCGGCGCGTCCGTGA
- a CDS encoding FAD-binding oxidoreductase → MEIKVDAEVIVVGGAVVGSALAYGIAKLGKRVIVLDGQDQDMRAARANFGLVWTQGKGANAPAYQQLTGESSDLWPDFVQELAESAGVGIDYSRPGGFVYCLSETEYENRETLNKRTHNYLSASDLRMVDRSELERMMPAVAFGPEVVGASYCKADGHVNPLQLLAAMQRGVTAHGGKILFRNTVQSITPGADGFTVTAALGSYKAPCVIVAAGHATPSLTDPLGFKIPLKADRGQLLVTERIEPLLPYPASGLRQTSDGTVMIGATKENVTDRGVTVASATKLALRATRIIPALASARLVRQWSGFRVLPPDGTPIYAQSEEYPGLFAAACHSGVTLAAAHAAIVAPAMIEGRLSTDLSAFSNGRFDVQKCA, encoded by the coding sequence ATGGAGATCAAGGTGGACGCAGAAGTAATTGTAGTGGGCGGGGCCGTTGTTGGCTCCGCGCTGGCCTACGGGATAGCCAAACTCGGGAAACGCGTCATCGTCCTGGATGGACAGGATCAGGACATGCGTGCCGCGCGTGCGAATTTCGGGCTCGTCTGGACCCAGGGAAAGGGCGCAAACGCCCCAGCTTACCAGCAGTTAACGGGTGAAAGTTCCGATCTGTGGCCGGATTTTGTTCAAGAGTTGGCTGAATCGGCGGGTGTTGGTATCGACTACTCCCGACCAGGAGGCTTTGTTTACTGTCTCAGCGAAACCGAATACGAAAATCGAGAAACACTCAATAAGCGGACACACAATTACCTGTCTGCAAGCGATTTGAGGATGGTCGATCGCTCTGAGCTAGAGCGAATGATGCCAGCAGTCGCATTCGGGCCGGAGGTCGTCGGAGCAAGTTACTGTAAGGCTGATGGTCACGTGAACCCATTACAGCTTCTTGCCGCCATGCAACGAGGTGTGACTGCTCACGGTGGAAAAATTCTGTTCCGCAACACCGTACAATCCATCACTCCCGGCGCTGACGGATTTACCGTCACCGCAGCGCTTGGAAGCTATAAAGCACCATGTGTTATCGTCGCTGCCGGGCATGCGACGCCTTCGCTTACAGACCCGCTTGGCTTCAAAATTCCGCTTAAAGCAGATCGTGGTCAGTTGCTTGTTACGGAACGCATTGAACCACTCCTTCCCTATCCTGCAAGCGGACTGAGGCAGACGTCCGATGGCACTGTAATGATCGGTGCGACGAAGGAAAATGTCACAGATCGCGGTGTTACTGTTGCTTCGGCAACGAAGCTGGCCTTGCGCGCAACGCGGATAATTCCTGCTCTGGCGTCAGCGCGTCTTGTCCGCCAGTGGAGCGGCTTCCGGGTTCTGCCACCCGACGGTACGCCGATATACGCTCAATCCGAGGAATATCCCGGCCTCTTTGCGGCCGCTTGTCACTCGGGCGTGACGTTGGCCGCTGCCCATGCCGCTATCGTGGCGCCTGCAATGATCGAAGGCCGGTTGTCTACTGACCTGTCCGCTTTTTCAAATGGAAGATTCGATGTTCAAAAGTGTGCTTGA
- a CDS encoding LysR family transcriptional regulator translates to MGNDKIANGFSVDRNHPLDLWSVKGFVAVAEELHFGRAAVRLRLTQSTLSQRIRRLESEVGVPLFLRSTRNVELTEAGKTFLPLARDILIKLDEATLLSRIAAGGVSPGDEQLNIATIGPAAYRLLPLILRRFCAGRPKTGLDVKICDSTELVRLLEHGDYHVGLMRAPSNVNFLRFKPLISERFLAVIPKQSDLANATSLHLEDFVGHRCFTLKRFEISGFEEVHQMVLHAGVEIDNRISASTTSAALALASAGVGVTFLPSWVRNISDGNVVLRQVEDLTTELILGVVWRADSPAPGIAPFIEYAELVCRPLDALV, encoded by the coding sequence ATGGGAAATGATAAGATTGCCAACGGTTTTTCAGTTGATCGCAACCACCCACTCGATCTGTGGAGTGTAAAGGGATTTGTCGCCGTAGCCGAAGAATTGCATTTCGGGCGGGCGGCAGTGCGGTTGAGGCTGACCCAGTCAACCCTCAGCCAACGCATCAGGCGCCTTGAATCAGAAGTGGGCGTACCGCTTTTCCTTCGCTCCACGAGGAACGTAGAACTCACCGAAGCCGGTAAAACTTTCTTGCCTCTCGCTCGCGACATTCTGATCAAACTAGACGAAGCAACACTGCTTTCACGAATAGCAGCAGGCGGAGTGTCGCCCGGCGACGAACAGCTCAACATTGCAACGATCGGTCCGGCAGCTTACCGCTTGCTGCCTCTCATATTGAGACGATTTTGTGCAGGCCGCCCAAAAACAGGCCTTGACGTAAAGATCTGCGATTCAACGGAACTCGTCAGACTGTTGGAACATGGTGATTACCACGTCGGGTTGATGCGCGCCCCCTCTAACGTCAATTTCTTGCGCTTCAAGCCACTGATATCCGAGCGGTTTTTGGCTGTCATTCCAAAACAATCGGATCTCGCCAACGCTACGAGCTTACATCTTGAGGATTTTGTTGGGCATCGGTGTTTTACACTGAAGCGATTTGAAATTTCGGGCTTCGAAGAAGTACATCAAATGGTTCTGCATGCAGGAGTAGAGATTGACAACAGGATATCTGCCTCCACAACGTCTGCGGCACTGGCGCTGGCGTCAGCGGGGGTCGGCGTCACATTTCTTCCATCGTGGGTGAGAAACATCTCGGATGGGAATGTGGTGCTCCGGCAGGTTGAGGATTTAACGACCGAGTTGATCCTTGGAGTAGTCTGGCGTGCGGACAGTCCGGCTCCGGGCATTGCTCCGTTTATCGAATACGCCGAACTTGTCTGCCGGCCACTCGATGCCTTGGTATAA
- a CDS encoding ABC transporter substrate-binding protein yields MKIAKYTTCLVGLMMGLGSTAALSQDLIVNGQGGPYEELIQEAIIKPFMAETGLKVLYDPVGSASQDYAKIKASRGYPGWDVNVMTAAQSLDGCKDGLLERITPEKVPNLASIDPGVRELAGKCGAVHELQYVALLYRTDKLNPAPTSWNVLADSKLEGKIVLPVFSNAMAAQMLQVFSAAAGNDPNDVDPGFKKMVELAPRALAFGETSALMDPYIRQGEAWAMPFYSGRSALMKAEGVPVDFIIPKEGTVPLVATLNVPANAEHKEAAYKFINYWLSKTGQENWAQAYQVGTARADVELPAEFRKNQITTREDIQKLILPNMAVMATRIPQWGDRWEREVVPAAR; encoded by the coding sequence ATGAAAATTGCAAAATACACGACTTGTTTGGTCGGGCTCATGATGGGGCTGGGCAGTACCGCTGCGCTGTCGCAGGATCTGATCGTGAATGGTCAGGGTGGTCCGTATGAAGAACTCATCCAGGAGGCAATTATCAAGCCGTTTATGGCTGAGACCGGCCTTAAAGTTCTGTATGATCCGGTGGGATCTGCCTCGCAAGACTATGCTAAAATCAAGGCCTCCCGAGGTTATCCAGGCTGGGACGTTAACGTGATGACGGCGGCTCAGTCCCTTGATGGGTGCAAGGACGGGCTACTGGAGCGGATCACACCGGAGAAAGTGCCAAATCTTGCGTCTATCGACCCCGGCGTACGCGAACTTGCCGGGAAGTGCGGGGCGGTGCACGAGCTGCAGTATGTCGCTCTATTGTATCGCACCGACAAGCTCAATCCGGCCCCCACGTCCTGGAACGTGCTGGCGGACTCCAAGCTTGAGGGCAAGATTGTCTTGCCGGTTTTCAGCAATGCAATGGCAGCTCAAATGCTGCAGGTATTCTCTGCGGCCGCTGGTAATGACCCCAACGATGTCGATCCCGGTTTCAAGAAAATGGTCGAGTTGGCGCCGCGTGCTCTGGCTTTCGGCGAGACATCGGCGTTGATGGATCCGTATATTCGCCAGGGAGAAGCCTGGGCTATGCCTTTTTACAGCGGCCGTTCTGCGCTGATGAAGGCTGAAGGCGTGCCTGTTGATTTTATTATACCGAAGGAAGGCACCGTCCCGCTCGTGGCCACCCTCAATGTACCTGCCAATGCGGAGCACAAGGAGGCAGCGTACAAATTCATCAACTACTGGCTCAGCAAGACCGGCCAGGAAAACTGGGCGCAAGCGTATCAGGTTGGTACGGCGCGCGCTGATGTTGAGCTGCCGGCGGAATTCCGCAAGAACCAGATCACCACCCGAGAAGACATCCAGAAGCTGATACTACCGAATATGGCAGTGATGGCGACCCGTATACCACAGTGGGGCGATCGTTGGGAACGTGAAGTCGTTCCCGCTGCAAGGTAA
- a CDS encoding polyamine ABC transporter substrate-binding protein → MINIVKAGAVIAMASCLMAGTSFTSSAYAETLRVGVQAPDITNMDPARATTTQDLTVVSWMFNGLVRFTPGTADPSKIEPDLAESWTSSADGLTWTFKLRKDVKFHGNYGTLTADDVVFSLERAKNPETSAYASDYAAFKTIEAVDPATVRIVLSEPVPGFLGLIANYHGGNIVSKKAVEKMGANFKSSPIGTGPFTFDKAVTQQSVYLKAFPEYFRGKPKIDDIRVDLIPSDSSRELAFRSGELDLIYGKREQRWVDQAKTWDGAVVDVFAPGEYRTVFLNIQHKPLDNVKIRQAIAHAVNVDQIIQFVGASVAVKGCSVVPSGYLGEDCAWTYNYDPDLSKKLLKEAGVGNSLKLSAIVSSNTTQLPIMEVIQAQLAEVGIALELKVVDHPTYHEQIRKDLSDIVFYGAARYPVADSYLSQFYHSDASVGKPTAVTNFAHCDAGDADITAARKAATDEERLKFWSAAQKKISEQVCSVPLFSLMQVWVRSKALNYGYDLTGSLNLSPPITEQTTISR, encoded by the coding sequence ATGATCAACATAGTAAAAGCGGGAGCTGTTATCGCGATGGCGTCGTGCTTGATGGCCGGAACGTCGTTCACATCTAGCGCGTACGCAGAAACCCTGCGAGTTGGTGTCCAAGCACCGGACATCACCAATATGGATCCCGCGCGTGCCACCACGACCCAGGATCTGACCGTCGTGTCCTGGATGTTCAACGGCCTTGTCCGGTTCACTCCAGGTACGGCCGACCCATCAAAAATCGAACCCGATCTTGCAGAGAGCTGGACCAGCTCTGCCGACGGTCTCACTTGGACGTTCAAGCTTCGCAAGGATGTGAAGTTCCACGGTAACTACGGTACGCTTACCGCTGACGACGTCGTCTTTTCACTTGAACGGGCTAAAAATCCGGAAACTTCCGCTTACGCGAGCGACTATGCAGCGTTCAAAACGATCGAAGCCGTCGATCCCGCGACCGTTCGCATCGTTCTCAGCGAACCAGTTCCCGGTTTTCTCGGCCTGATCGCGAACTATCACGGCGGCAATATTGTGAGCAAAAAAGCCGTTGAAAAAATGGGGGCTAATTTCAAGAGCAGTCCGATCGGGACCGGCCCATTCACATTTGACAAAGCCGTCACGCAGCAGTCGGTATATCTGAAAGCATTTCCGGAATACTTCCGTGGGAAACCGAAAATCGACGACATTCGGGTCGATTTGATTCCATCGGATTCGAGCCGCGAGCTTGCATTCCGATCTGGCGAGCTCGATCTCATTTACGGCAAACGCGAGCAGCGTTGGGTCGATCAGGCAAAAACGTGGGACGGCGCAGTCGTCGATGTTTTTGCCCCAGGTGAATACCGTACGGTATTTTTGAATATCCAACACAAGCCACTGGACAATGTGAAAATTCGCCAGGCAATCGCCCATGCCGTGAACGTCGATCAGATCATCCAGTTTGTTGGAGCCTCCGTGGCAGTCAAAGGCTGCTCAGTTGTCCCGTCCGGCTATCTTGGCGAAGATTGCGCATGGACGTACAACTATGATCCGGATCTATCGAAAAAGCTTCTTAAAGAGGCCGGCGTTGGTAACAGCTTGAAGCTGTCAGCAATCGTATCGTCGAACACGACACAGTTACCCATCATGGAAGTTATTCAGGCGCAGCTGGCCGAAGTTGGCATTGCTCTTGAACTTAAAGTCGTAGATCATCCGACCTACCATGAGCAAATCCGAAAGGACCTCAGTGATATCGTCTTTTATGGCGCTGCGCGTTATCCAGTAGCTGATAGCTACCTCAGCCAGTTTTATCACTCCGACGCATCAGTCGGGAAGCCGACTGCCGTGACCAATTTTGCTCACTGTGATGCCGGTGACGCCGATATCACGGCAGCACGAAAGGCCGCAACCGACGAGGAACGGTTGAAGTTTTGGTCTGCCGCCCAAAAGAAAATTAGCGAACAGGTATGCAGCGTACCTCTTTTCAGCCTGATGCAGGTCTGGGTTCGCAGCAAGGCTCTCAACTACGGCTACGATCTCACGGGTTCCTTGAACCTTTCGCCGCCTATCACCGAACAAACAACCATCAGCCGCTGA